From a single Candidatus Binatus sp. genomic region:
- a CDS encoding VWA domain-containing protein, whose protein sequence is MARLRDQLVSFIAALRAAGVRISVAESIDAMNAVAAVGLERAPMHEALAAALIKDEADRAIFDESFNRFFAAPRANRGEHPDHRGEQVSAASGRGRPGEQPSPRDAALASPRDEKSLSLPSEAKPAKKTAAARGQDTEKGKDAEQGKDAERLSDRMRGRQERGEAQSFQESPTPGIDATRVARIRAIERTAFDKFSDLDYDEARDALAPLIRRFRIRLGRRLRLARTGRIDFRRTIRAALQRGGALIDLKFRARRPRHVDLVILADISGSVRYAAQLMLELMAGARGCFRRVSSFVYVDHLAEADFEDGHLVMTPALDLYARSDFGRVLGELWERRTGLLTRGAIVVIMGDGRNNRLPARADLVREIVRACRAVVWLNPEDPARWGTGDSAIKQYAREVNALVPSRNLRELQVALASIA, encoded by the coding sequence ATGGCCCGGCTTCGCGATCAGCTCGTCAGCTTCATCGCCGCGCTGCGAGCCGCCGGCGTCAGAATCTCGGTCGCGGAATCGATCGATGCGATGAACGCGGTCGCCGCCGTCGGGCTCGAGCGCGCGCCGATGCACGAGGCGCTGGCGGCGGCGTTGATCAAAGACGAAGCCGACCGCGCGATCTTCGACGAATCGTTCAACCGTTTTTTCGCCGCGCCACGGGCAAATCGCGGCGAGCATCCCGACCATCGCGGCGAGCAGGTCTCGGCTGCCAGCGGCCGCGGCCGTCCCGGCGAGCAGCCGTCACCGCGCGACGCCGCGCTCGCGAGCCCTCGCGACGAGAAATCGCTTTCACTGCCGTCAGAAGCGAAGCCTGCAAAGAAAACCGCGGCGGCGCGCGGCCAAGACACTGAAAAGGGAAAAGACGCGGAACAGGGCAAAGACGCCGAGCGCCTTTCCGATCGGATGCGCGGCCGCCAGGAGCGCGGCGAGGCCCAGTCGTTTCAGGAATCGCCGACGCCCGGCATCGACGCGACGCGGGTTGCGCGCATCCGCGCGATCGAGCGGACGGCGTTCGACAAATTCTCCGACCTCGACTACGACGAGGCGCGCGACGCGCTCGCGCCGCTGATTCGACGCTTCCGGATTCGGCTGGGACGGCGGCTGCGACTGGCGCGGACCGGCAGAATCGACTTCCGCCGCACGATTCGCGCGGCGCTGCAACGCGGCGGTGCGCTAATCGATCTCAAGTTCCGCGCGCGGCGTCCGCGCCACGTCGATCTCGTAATCCTGGCCGACATCTCGGGTTCGGTCCGCTACGCGGCGCAGTTGATGCTCGAATTGATGGCGGGGGCGCGCGGATGCTTCCGCCGCGTCAGCAGTTTCGTATACGTGGACCATCTGGCCGAGGCGGACTTCGAGGACGGACACCTGGTGATGACGCCCGCGCTCGACCTGTACGCGCGCTCGGATTTCGGCCGCGTGCTCGGCGAGCTTTGGGAGCGCCGAACCGGATTGCTGACGCGCGGCGCGATCGTCGTGATAATGGGCGACGGCCGCAACAACCGGTTGCCCGCGCGCGCCGACCTGGTCCGCGAGATCGTGCGCGCATGCCGCGCCGTGGTCTGGCTGAATCCGGAAGATCCTGCGCGCTGGGGCACGGGCGACAGCGCGATCAAACAATACGCGCGCGAGGTGAACGCGCTGGTGCCGTCGCGAAATCTCCGCGAGCTGCAAGTCGCGCTGGCCTCAATCGCCTGA
- a CDS encoding mechanosensitive ion channel family protein, whose translation MAPTPLQTMLGLTAVHRDLRGLVESVLVLAGLLGAFAVRRRKRAVTATTFLLLAGSVLIDAGSRFVPNQTIGDKIAVAAFVLFLFGAIRLVLEGADAVTRRGKVHFSTIGKDLLMLVLWFAVLMVVLYTDFGVQPLSILTTTTVFAAVLGFALQETLGNIFSGLSLSMGHPFEPGDWIRSGQHVGRVKGIAWRATTIVTRANERLEIPNSVIAKDVLFNYTTGAVRDEITVGISYGVPPNRVREVVLTLLRDVSQVLREPPPEVLAWEYGDFSVQYRIRYWIGDYGVQEYVRDRVASSLWYALRRHSIEIPFPTRTVHVRDARQDEEDRADAGFERELMADLRHVDFLRGLNDDELRLLLPTVAVRQFGAGEMLMRAGEQGDSMFIVRRGTAEVFANTADGQTRHLANYSRGDFTGEMALMTGDPRSASVRAITDLEVIEMDREGFTRLFKEHPEAAAGIGDIIAARNRDRLEKLSSGATMDGKGGPHRWLLAKMRELFDF comes from the coding sequence ATGGCTCCGACACCGCTTCAGACGATGCTGGGATTGACCGCGGTGCACCGCGATTTGCGCGGCTTGGTCGAGAGCGTGCTGGTGCTGGCAGGATTGCTGGGCGCCTTCGCCGTGCGCCGGCGCAAGCGCGCGGTGACCGCGACGACGTTCCTGCTGCTGGCGGGCAGCGTTCTGATCGACGCAGGTTCGCGCTTCGTCCCCAACCAGACCATCGGCGATAAAATTGCCGTCGCGGCCTTCGTACTGTTCCTGTTCGGCGCGATCCGGCTGGTGCTCGAAGGCGCCGACGCGGTGACGCGCCGCGGCAAGGTCCACTTCTCGACCATCGGCAAGGACCTGCTGATGCTGGTGCTGTGGTTCGCGGTTCTGATGGTGGTGCTGTACACCGACTTTGGCGTGCAGCCGCTCTCGATCCTGACCACCACGACGGTGTTCGCGGCGGTGCTGGGCTTCGCGCTGCAGGAGACGCTGGGCAACATCTTCAGCGGCCTGTCGCTGTCGATGGGGCATCCGTTCGAGCCGGGCGACTGGATCCGCAGCGGCCAGCATGTCGGGCGGGTCAAGGGAATCGCATGGCGTGCGACGACGATCGTAACGCGCGCCAACGAGCGGCTCGAGATTCCCAACTCCGTGATTGCCAAGGATGTGCTGTTCAACTACACCACCGGCGCCGTGCGCGACGAAATCACGGTCGGCATCAGCTACGGCGTGCCGCCCAATCGCGTGCGCGAAGTCGTGCTCACCCTGCTGCGCGACGTGTCGCAAGTGCTGCGCGAGCCGCCGCCCGAGGTGCTGGCGTGGGAGTATGGCGATTTCTCGGTGCAATACCGGATCAGATACTGGATCGGGGACTACGGCGTGCAGGAATACGTGCGCGATCGCGTCGCGTCGAGCCTGTGGTACGCGCTCAGGCGCCATTCGATCGAGATTCCGTTCCCGACCCGCACCGTCCATGTGCGCGACGCGCGCCAGGACGAAGAAGACAGAGCCGACGCAGGCTTCGAGCGGGAACTGATGGCCGACTTGCGCCACGTCGATTTTTTGCGCGGCCTGAACGACGACGAGCTTCGCTTGCTGTTGCCGACCGTCGCGGTGCGCCAGTTCGGCGCGGGCGAGATGCTGATGCGCGCCGGCGAACAAGGTGACTCGATGTTCATCGTGCGCAGGGGAACGGCCGAAGTTTTCGCCAATACCGCCGACGGCCAAACGCGCCACCTGGCCAACTATAGCCGCGGGGATTTCACCGGCGAGATGGCGCTGATGACGGGCGACCCGCGCAGCGCAAGTGTGCGCGCGATCACCGACCTGGAAGTGATCGAGATGGACCGCGAGGGATTCACGCGGCTGTTCAAGGAGCATCCCGAAGCGGCGGCCGGCATCGGCGATATTATCGCCGCACGAAACCGGGACCGTCTGGAAAAGCTCTCATCGGGCGCGACGATGGACGGCAAGGGCGGGCCGCATCGATGGTTGCTGGCCAAAATGCGCGAGCTGTTCGACTTCTGA
- a CDS encoding glycosyltransferase, giving the protein MIEERGLRSPKQKVKLKRKGKVVVLHLAARFPFAGVIWQLVHHLLGLSQLGLDVYYIEDHRAYVYDPTIESTTTDPSRNLKVLGGVLERFGFGERWAFLDSVKEQYVGMSRERCMELFRDADAIINLCGATEPRQEHERSRCLVYLESDPGVMQLELKRKIPTTVAFAKSHKLFFTYCYNIGAPDCLLPTAGLDWHPTRPPVDLEQWHPGVGAAEPAAFTTVGTWQNSGSDMEIAGETYYWSKHLNFRKVLEVAARANQPIEIATNLTGGADYERAIAGGFSLTPAVPMSLDIDAYREYISRSRGEFTVAKDIYVRPRTGWFSDRTVCYLAAGRPVVTQRTGFEKFIPTGAGLLGFDTPDEAVDAIGEINADYPRHARAAREIAVEYFDAVKLLDEVAVAAGI; this is encoded by the coding sequence ATGATCGAGGAACGCGGGTTAAGATCGCCCAAGCAAAAGGTGAAGCTCAAGCGCAAGGGCAAGGTCGTCGTGCTGCATCTGGCAGCGCGGTTCCCGTTCGCGGGGGTGATCTGGCAACTGGTTCATCACTTGCTGGGACTCAGCCAGCTGGGTCTCGACGTTTACTACATCGAGGATCATCGCGCTTACGTGTACGATCCGACGATCGAAAGCACCACCACCGATCCGTCGCGCAACCTGAAGGTCTTGGGCGGCGTGCTCGAGCGCTTCGGCTTCGGCGAGCGGTGGGCTTTCCTGGACTCGGTGAAAGAGCAATACGTCGGGATGTCGCGCGAGCGATGCATGGAGCTGTTTCGCGACGCCGACGCGATAATCAATCTGTGCGGCGCCACCGAGCCGCGTCAGGAGCACGAGCGCAGCCGCTGCCTGGTGTACCTCGAGAGCGACCCGGGCGTGATGCAGCTCGAGCTCAAGCGCAAGATTCCGACCACGGTGGCGTTTGCCAAATCGCACAAATTGTTCTTCACCTATTGCTACAATATCGGCGCGCCCGACTGCCTGCTGCCCACCGCCGGCCTCGATTGGCATCCGACCCGTCCGCCGGTGGATCTCGAACAGTGGCATCCGGGCGTCGGCGCGGCCGAGCCGGCTGCGTTCACGACCGTCGGCACGTGGCAGAACAGCGGCAGCGACATGGAAATCGCGGGTGAGACCTACTACTGGTCCAAACATCTGAATTTTCGCAAGGTGCTCGAGGTCGCGGCGCGCGCGAATCAGCCCATCGAGATCGCCACCAACCTGACCGGCGGCGCCGACTACGAACGCGCGATCGCCGGAGGATTCAGCCTCACGCCGGCGGTGCCGATGTCGCTCGATATCGACGCTTATCGCGAGTACATCAGCCGGTCGCGCGGTGAGTTCACGGTCGCGAAGGACATCTACGTGAGGCCGCGCACCGGATGGTTCAGCGATCGCACGGTTTGCTACCTGGCGGCGGGACGTCCGGTCGTCACGCAGCGGACCGGGTTCGAAAAGTTCATTCCCACCGGCGCGGGGCTGCTCGGGTTCGACACGCCGGACGAGGCGGTCGATGCGATCGGGGAAATCAACGCCGACTATCCGCGCCATGCCCGTGCCGCGCGCGAGATAGCGGTGGAGTATTTCGACGCGGTGAAACTGCTCGACGAAGTCGCGGTGGCCGCGGGGATCTGA
- a CDS encoding non-canonical purine NTP pyrophosphatase, translating to MATGRLLIATTNPAKLDEYRLILRGIGIDLELVSLAELGISETPEETGATFIENALIKARFYFQRARIATLADDGGLEIDALGGEPGVRSHRWLGAGGDDSDQALAGEVIRRMKGVEAGRRTARIRAAIALIHEDGGAIREQTAEGAIEGVIAERAYPKIRAGFPYRAVLVIAGRNCYLGELGDEEEAQISQRRIALSKLRDELERIAAGGAAQLL from the coding sequence ATGGCGACGGGGCGGCTACTGATTGCGACTACCAACCCGGCGAAACTTGATGAGTACCGGTTGATCCTGCGCGGCATCGGCATCGATCTCGAACTGGTGTCGCTCGCCGAGCTCGGGATTTCCGAGACTCCCGAGGAGACGGGAGCGACTTTCATCGAGAACGCGTTGATCAAGGCGCGGTTCTACTTCCAGCGCGCGCGAATTGCGACGCTGGCCGACGACGGCGGACTCGAGATCGACGCGCTGGGCGGAGAACCCGGCGTCCGGTCGCATCGATGGCTCGGCGCGGGCGGCGATGATTCGGATCAGGCGCTGGCCGGCGAAGTTATCCGCCGGATGAAGGGCGTCGAGGCCGGGCGGCGGACGGCGCGAATTCGCGCCGCGATCGCGCTGATACACGAGGATGGCGGCGCGATCCGCGAGCAGACGGCCGAGGGCGCAATCGAGGGTGTGATCGCCGAGCGCGCGTATCCCAAAATTCGCGCGGGATTTCCGTATCGCGCGGTACTGGTTATTGCCGGGCGCAACTGTTATTTGGGCGAACTCGGCGATGAGGAAGAGGCGCAAATCAGCCAGCGGCGGATTGCGCTGTCCAAGTTGCGCGACGAGCTGGAGCGGATAGCGGCAGGCGGCGCAGCCCAACTATTATGA
- a CDS encoding D-alanine--D-alanine ligase family protein, with the protein MTEKKRLRVGVLFGGRSSEHEISLRSALTVMSAMDPARYEIVPIGIGRDGRWYLERNALKLLAEKTPHLAALGAGGMQVTLLPHPEGQSLVATQADGARGATARASDAISGALDVMFPVLHGTYGEDGTVQGLFELAGLAYVGAGVLGSAIGMDKDAQKRLLRDAGVAVVKYFAIDRADYRDTPALGARLARKLGYPVFVKPNALGSSIGISKVKRAADLNAALDDAFQYDRKALIEAACEGRELECAVLGNDRPEASVPGEVLVKGAHEFYDYESKYVDPDGSAIKIPAELPPAKASKLRAMAVAAFKALSIRGMARVDFLASRDLREIYVNEVNTIPGFTAISMYPKLWEASGLPLPKLIDRLIELALDEHRERASLKITYHPKAPAKSPAKPRA; encoded by the coding sequence ATGACAGAAAAAAAGCGACTGAGGGTGGGCGTCCTGTTTGGAGGACGCTCGAGCGAGCATGAAATTTCGCTGCGCTCCGCGCTGACCGTCATGTCGGCGATGGATCCGGCGCGGTACGAGATTGTTCCAATCGGGATTGGCCGCGACGGGCGCTGGTATCTCGAGCGCAACGCGCTCAAGCTGCTCGCCGAAAAGACGCCGCATCTTGCCGCGCTCGGCGCCGGCGGCATGCAGGTGACGCTGCTGCCGCATCCGGAGGGACAATCTCTCGTCGCGACGCAGGCAGACGGCGCGCGCGGCGCCACGGCGCGCGCATCAGATGCGATTTCGGGCGCGCTCGACGTGATGTTCCCGGTGTTGCACGGCACCTACGGCGAGGACGGCACGGTGCAGGGGCTGTTCGAGCTGGCGGGACTCGCATACGTGGGAGCGGGCGTGCTCGGCTCGGCGATCGGGATGGACAAGGACGCGCAAAAGCGCCTGCTGCGCGACGCCGGCGTCGCGGTGGTGAAATATTTCGCGATCGATCGCGCCGACTACCGCGACACTCCGGCGCTTGGGGCGCGGCTGGCGCGCAAACTTGGCTATCCCGTGTTCGTCAAGCCCAACGCGCTGGGATCGTCGATCGGAATCAGCAAGGTGAAGCGCGCCGCCGATCTGAACGCCGCGCTCGACGACGCTTTCCAATACGATCGCAAGGCGCTGATCGAGGCCGCGTGCGAAGGCCGCGAGTTGGAGTGCGCGGTGCTTGGCAACGATCGTCCCGAAGCGTCGGTACCCGGCGAAGTCCTGGTCAAGGGCGCGCATGAGTTTTATGACTACGAGTCGAAGTACGTCGATCCCGACGGCTCGGCGATAAAAATTCCCGCCGAGTTGCCGCCCGCCAAGGCAAGCAAGCTGCGCGCGATGGCGGTGGCGGCGTTCAAGGCGCTGTCGATCCGCGGGATGGCGCGGGTCGATTTTCTCGCCAGCCGCGATTTGCGCGAGATCTACGTGAACGAGGTGAATACCATCCCCGGCTTCACCGCCATCAGCATGTATCCGAAGCTGTGGGAGGCGTCGGGCTTGCCGTTGCCCAAGCTTATCGATCGGCTGATCGAGCTTGCGCTCGACGAGCATCGCGAGCGCGCCTCGCTCAAGATCACGTATCATCCCAAGGCTCCTGCCAAGTCTCCGGCAAAGCCCCGCGCCTGA
- the guaB gene encoding IMP dehydrogenase: MAYQELREALTYDDVLLLPQSSDLLPANCDVSTALTPKIRLRIPLVSSPMDTVTESRTAIAIAQMGGIGFVHRNLSIEEQAAEIETVKKYESGMIVDPITVSPEQKIGEAVAVMERYRISGLPVVSDGRLVGILTNRDLRFERRLDKQVRDVMTSKVITARPGIDLEHAKELLQAHRIEKLPLVDDQNRLRGLITVKDMDKAIRHPHASKDQMGRLRVGAAVGVGPEREARVAALRRAGVDVICIDTAHGHTRNVIDAIKATKREWPEVEVVAGNVATGEGAKALCDAGADALRVGMGPGSICTTRVVSGVGVPQITAIMDTIAIAEPRNIPVIADGGIRFSGDITKAIAAGATSVMIGSLFAGTEESPGETILYQGRTYKLYRGMGSIGAMNERTGDRYGQLAVTEGKHVPEGIEGRVPHRGSLASNIEQLVGGLQSGMGYLGAANLAELRKRARFVKVSDAGMRESHVHDVFITKEAPNYRQ, from the coding sequence ATGGCGTATCAGGAGCTCCGCGAAGCACTTACTTACGACGACGTACTCTTGCTCCCGCAGTCGTCCGACCTGCTGCCGGCGAATTGCGACGTCTCGACCGCGCTGACGCCCAAAATCCGCCTGCGCATCCCGCTGGTATCGAGCCCGATGGACACCGTCACCGAATCGCGCACCGCGATCGCAATCGCGCAAATGGGCGGGATCGGCTTTGTGCATCGCAACCTCTCGATCGAAGAGCAGGCCGCCGAGATCGAGACCGTCAAGAAATATGAAAGCGGAATGATCGTCGATCCGATCACCGTCAGTCCCGAGCAGAAAATCGGCGAGGCGGTGGCGGTGATGGAACGCTACCGGATTTCCGGGCTGCCGGTGGTCTCGGACGGCCGCCTGGTCGGAATTCTGACCAATCGCGATCTGCGCTTCGAACGCCGCCTGGACAAGCAGGTGCGCGACGTGATGACCAGCAAAGTGATCACGGCGCGTCCGGGTATCGACCTCGAACACGCCAAGGAACTGCTGCAGGCGCATCGGATCGAGAAGCTGCCGCTGGTCGATGATCAGAATCGGCTGCGGGGGCTGATCACCGTCAAGGACATGGACAAGGCGATCCGGCATCCCCACGCGAGCAAGGATCAGATGGGGCGGCTGCGAGTCGGCGCGGCGGTCGGAGTCGGTCCGGAGCGCGAGGCGCGGGTGGCCGCGCTGCGGCGCGCGGGCGTCGATGTCATCTGTATCGACACGGCCCATGGGCATACCCGCAACGTGATCGACGCGATCAAGGCGACCAAGCGCGAATGGCCCGAGGTCGAAGTCGTGGCCGGAAATGTCGCGACCGGCGAGGGCGCCAAGGCGCTGTGCGACGCCGGCGCGGACGCGTTGCGGGTCGGGATGGGGCCGGGATCGATCTGCACGACGCGGGTGGTGTCGGGAGTCGGGGTGCCGCAGATCACGGCGATAATGGACACGATCGCGATTGCCGAGCCGCGCAACATTCCAGTGATAGCAGACGGCGGAATCCGGTTCTCGGGCGATATCACCAAGGCGATTGCGGCGGGCGCGACCAGCGTGATGATCGGCTCGCTGTTCGCGGGCACCGAGGAAAGCCCCGGCGAGACGATTCTCTATCAGGGGCGCACGTACAAACTTTATCGCGGAATGGGATCGATTGGCGCGATGAATGAGCGCACCGGAGACCGCTACGGGCAGCTCGCCGTGACCGAGGGCAAGCACGTGCCCGAAGGAATCGAGGGGCGCGTACCGCATCGAGGGTCGCTGGCGTCGAATATCGAGCAACTGGTGGGCGGGTTGCAATCCGGGATGGGTTACCTGGGCGCGGCGAACCTGGCGGAGCTGCGCAAGCGGGCGCGCTTCGTCAAGGTCAGCGACGCCGGAATGCGCGAGAGCCACGTGCATGACGTGTTTATCACCAAGGAAGCGCCGAACTACCGGCAGTAG
- a CDS encoding DUF2335 domain-containing protein, translating into MADPDEVQPAPAAVPKTAAIGFRAQLDFFSGPLPPPEVLRRYNEIFLGCAERIVGMAEAQAHHRQYLEKTVIDSNVASQKAGMRYGFILCSIALIGGLGLLALDKSIAGFTVLLADLASFAATTIYLRWSQQRERAKKSEPIPPAPAHE; encoded by the coding sequence GTGGCTGACCCTGATGAGGTTCAGCCTGCTCCTGCCGCGGTACCCAAAACCGCAGCCATCGGTTTCCGTGCACAACTCGATTTTTTCTCCGGTCCGCTGCCCCCGCCCGAAGTTCTAAGACGGTACAACGAAATATTCCTTGGCTGCGCTGAACGAATTGTCGGCATGGCCGAGGCTCAAGCGCACCATCGCCAATATCTGGAAAAAACGGTCATCGATTCTAATGTCGCTAGTCAAAAAGCGGGTATGCGATATGGCTTTATTCTGTGCTCGATTGCGTTGATCGGAGGTCTAGGATTGTTGGCTCTAGACAAAAGCATAGCCGGATTCACAGTCTTGTTAGCCGATCTGGCTTCGTTTGCAGCGACTACAATTTATCTGCGCTGGAGTCAGCAACGTGAACGCGCGAAAAAGTCGGAGCCGATACCGCCCGCGCCCGCGCACGAATAA
- a CDS encoding enoyl-CoA hydratase, whose protein sequence is MANENAQKNLIVEEEAGLVTITMNRPEKRNALSTAMMTELTAELRAIGKRADLRAVIIAGNGPAFSAGHDLGELKGRDLAFYRYEFDLCAQLMQTIQATPQPVIARVHGIATAAGCQLAATCDLVVAGESASFATPGVRIGLFCSTPMVALTRAVGRKHAMEMLLTGQPVNARTAAEWGLANRVVSDAELIAQTRKLAMQIVEASPLVIGIGKQAFYAQIDLDTANAYEYTKEVMSQNAMAPDAQEGIAAFLEKRKPVWCGK, encoded by the coding sequence ATGGCAAATGAAAACGCGCAAAAGAATCTGATCGTCGAGGAAGAAGCCGGGCTGGTCACGATTACGATGAATCGTCCCGAGAAGCGCAACGCGCTCTCGACCGCGATGATGACGGAACTGACCGCCGAGCTTCGCGCGATCGGCAAACGGGCCGACCTGCGCGCGGTGATAATCGCGGGCAACGGACCCGCATTCTCGGCCGGCCACGACCTCGGCGAACTGAAGGGGCGCGACCTTGCATTCTACCGGTACGAATTCGATCTGTGCGCGCAACTGATGCAAACGATTCAGGCGACTCCGCAGCCGGTGATCGCGCGCGTGCATGGGATCGCCACCGCCGCGGGATGCCAGCTTGCGGCGACGTGCGATCTCGTGGTCGCGGGCGAGAGCGCGAGTTTCGCCACGCCGGGCGTGAGGATTGGACTGTTCTGCTCGACGCCGATGGTTGCGCTGACGCGCGCGGTCGGACGAAAGCATGCGATGGAAATGCTGCTGACAGGACAGCCCGTCAATGCGCGCACGGCGGCCGAGTGGGGACTCGCGAACCGGGTGGTGTCCGATGCGGAACTGATCGCCCAGACGCGTAAGCTGGCGATGCAGATCGTCGAGGCGAGCCCGCTCGTGATTGGAATTGGCAAGCAGGCGTTCTACGCGCAGATCGATCTCGATACGGCCAACGCGTACGAGTACACGAAGGAAGTGATGAGTCAGAATGCGATGGCGCCGGACGCGCAGGAAGGGATCGCGGCGTTTCTGGAGAAGCGCAAACCGGTGTGGTGCGGCAAGTGA